One Streptomyces sp. R28 DNA window includes the following coding sequences:
- a CDS encoding anion permease yields MDTFALVATIGVALFFTYTNGFHDSANAIATSVSTRALTPRAALAMAAVMNLGGAFLGSGVAKTVSEGLIQTPEGSKGMGILFAALVGAITWNLVTWYFGLPSSSSHALFGGMVGAALAGGTTVYWSGVLEKVVIPMFVSPIVGLCAGYLVMTAIMWIFRRANPHKAKRGFRIAQTVSAAGMALGHGLQDAQKTMGIVVMALVIADVEDYGDPIPVWVKIVCAVMLSLGTYAGGWRIMRTLGRKIIELDPPQGFAAETTGASIMFTTAFLFKAPISTTHVITSAIMGVGATKRVNAVRWGVAKNIVMGWFITMPAAAAVAAAAFGLVNLAFL; encoded by the coding sequence ATGGACACCTTTGCGCTGGTCGCGACCATCGGAGTCGCGCTCTTCTTCACGTACACCAACGGCTTCCACGACTCCGCGAACGCGATCGCGACATCCGTGTCGACGCGCGCGCTGACGCCGCGGGCCGCGCTGGCGATGGCCGCGGTGATGAACCTCGGTGGTGCCTTTCTGGGGTCCGGCGTCGCCAAGACGGTCAGTGAGGGCCTGATTCAGACACCCGAGGGCTCGAAGGGAATGGGCATTCTCTTCGCGGCACTGGTGGGCGCGATCACCTGGAACCTCGTCACCTGGTACTTCGGCCTACCGTCGTCCTCCTCGCACGCCTTGTTCGGCGGCATGGTGGGAGCGGCGCTGGCCGGCGGGACGACGGTGTACTGGAGCGGCGTCCTGGAGAAGGTCGTCATCCCGATGTTCGTGTCGCCGATCGTCGGCCTGTGCGCGGGCTACCTGGTGATGACGGCCATCATGTGGATCTTCCGACGCGCCAACCCGCACAAGGCCAAGCGTGGCTTTCGTATCGCACAGACGGTCTCGGCCGCCGGAATGGCCCTCGGGCACGGCCTTCAGGACGCCCAGAAGACGATGGGCATCGTGGTGATGGCTCTGGTCATCGCCGACGTCGAGGACTACGGCGACCCGATCCCGGTGTGGGTCAAGATCGTGTGCGCCGTGATGCTGTCACTCGGCACCTACGCCGGCGGCTGGCGCATCATGCGCACCCTCGGCCGCAAGATCATCGAACTCGACCCGCCACAGGGCTTCGCCGCGGAGACGACCGGCGCGTCGATCATGTTCACCACAGCCTTCCTCTTCAAGGCCCCGATCTCCACGACCCACGTCATCACCTCCGCGATCATGGGCGTGGGCGCGACAAAGCGGGTGAACGCCGTGCGGTGGGGCGTGGCCAAGAACATCGTCATGGGTTGGTTCATCACCATGCCGGCAGCGGCGGCGGTGGCAGCGGCGGCCTTCGGCCTCGTGAACCTGGCGTTCTTGTAG
- a CDS encoding CHAD domain-containing protein — MAQQHLDPTDPTAGAVAGDALAGYLRAQATEFLRALRLHRETGGGTSNGSGESVDAARALRRSARRISASLHTFRPLLDTDWSEAIRPELAWLSGTLAMEHAYSARLERLLLALHRLSGATPLPTQTGTAGASGASRLTDTAASGRTDTATGSRTHAAAAGRAEATAASRANAAAGSRAAGAASLPPKAAPPAGPPAHPTPTAERGNLTVGAAKAGALLERQLTLARTRAHSTALQALGSSRFHAVADNIAVLASEVPLTPAAATGDLRPLAAAAEERLSDAVTALPLVTAGHPYNAEALIHGLSPDPAPHPQDAPWHQVRLLLRLHRYAREVLHGDDDLVDVRLLTAGQALNRHRDASEAAAAAAQAARTPRIAPATAYALGVLHADQRHEVEAARFAFQQSWQIQPAGRT, encoded by the coding sequence GTGGCACAGCAACACCTTGATCCGACGGACCCCACGGCCGGGGCTGTGGCGGGGGACGCCCTCGCGGGCTACCTGCGCGCCCAGGCCACGGAGTTCCTCCGAGCCCTGCGCCTGCACCGGGAGACCGGCGGCGGCACCTCCAACGGCTCGGGGGAGTCCGTCGACGCGGCCCGGGCCCTGCGCCGCTCGGCCCGCCGCATCAGCGCCAGCCTGCACACGTTCCGTCCCTTGCTGGACACCGACTGGTCGGAGGCCATCCGCCCCGAGCTGGCCTGGCTCTCGGGAACGCTGGCGATGGAACACGCGTACTCGGCCCGCCTGGAACGCCTGCTGCTGGCCCTGCACCGCCTGTCGGGGGCCACGCCGCTGCCGACACAGACGGGCACGGCGGGCGCGAGCGGCGCGAGCAGGCTGACGGACACAGCGGCGAGCGGCCGCACCGACACGGCCACGGGCAGTCGTACCCATGCCGCCGCAGCCGGTCGTGCCGAGGCGACTGCGGCAAGCCGTGCCAACGCGGCTGCGGGCAGCCGTGCCGCAGGGGCCGCGTCCCTCCCGCCGAAAGCGGCGCCACCCGCCGGCCCCCCGGCCCACCCGACGCCCACCGCGGAACGCGGCAACCTCACCGTGGGCGCGGCCAAAGCAGGCGCCCTGCTCGAACGCCAGCTCACCCTGGCCCGGACCCGAGCGCACAGCACCGCCCTCCAGGCCCTCGGCAGCAGCCGCTTCCACGCGGTCGCCGACAACATCGCCGTACTGGCCAGCGAGGTCCCCCTCACCCCCGCCGCGGCCACCGGCGATCTGCGCCCCCTCGCGGCCGCCGCCGAGGAGCGCCTGAGCGACGCGGTGACGGCGCTGCCCCTGGTGACCGCGGGCCACCCCTACAACGCGGAGGCCCTGATCCACGGCCTCTCCCCGGACCCGGCCCCGCACCCGCAGGACGCGCCCTGGCACCAGGTCCGCCTGCTGCTGCGCCTGCACCGTTACGCCCGCGAGGTCCTGCACGGCGACGACGACTTGGTGGACGTACGGCTGCTGACCGCAGGCCAGGCCCTCAACCGGCACCGCGACGCCTCCGAGGCGGCGGCGGCCGCGGCCCAGGCGGCCCGCACGCCGCGGATCGCCCCGGCGACGGCCTACGCCCTCGGCGTGCTCCACGCCGACCAGCGGCACGAGGTGGAGGCGGCGCGGTTCGCGTTCCAGCAGTCCTGGCAGATCCAGCCGGCAGGCAGGACCTGA
- the pstC gene encoding phosphate ABC transporter permease subunit PstC yields the protein MDISTKSTASPPTPEPLPTEQKRAARGATRPGDRIFLALSRGSGIFLLVVMAAIAVFLSLRAAHAISRDEANFFTTFEWNPTASPPEFGIAVLAFGTVVSSIIALAIAVPVSLGIALFITHYAPRKLGGPIAYVIDLLAAVPSIVYGLWGALVLVPNLVGLYGWLDEYLGWTGIFEWSGGAPRALLTVGVLLAIMILPIITNVSREIFRQVPQMHEEAALALGATRWEVIRMSVLPYGRSGVISASMLGLGRALGETMAVAMVLSPTFDINASLLDPGGGTFAQNIASKFNEATTDGRDALIASGLVLFVITLLVNGTARIIIERRKEFSGANA from the coding sequence ATGGATATATCAACAAAGAGCACTGCGTCTCCCCCCACACCTGAGCCGCTCCCGACCGAGCAGAAGCGCGCCGCCCGCGGCGCCACCCGCCCCGGAGACCGGATCTTCCTCGCGCTCTCCCGCGGGTCCGGCATCTTCCTGCTGGTCGTCATGGCGGCCATCGCCGTCTTCCTCAGCCTGCGCGCCGCCCATGCGATCAGCAGGGACGAGGCCAACTTCTTCACCACCTTCGAGTGGAACCCCACCGCGTCCCCGCCGGAGTTCGGCATCGCCGTCCTGGCCTTCGGCACCGTCGTGTCGTCGATCATCGCGCTGGCCATCGCGGTCCCGGTCTCCCTCGGCATCGCCCTGTTCATCACGCACTACGCCCCGCGCAAGCTCGGCGGCCCCATCGCGTACGTGATCGACCTGCTCGCCGCCGTGCCGTCCATCGTCTACGGCCTGTGGGGCGCCCTCGTCCTGGTGCCGAACCTGGTCGGCCTGTACGGCTGGCTGGACGAGTACCTCGGCTGGACCGGCATCTTCGAGTGGAGCGGCGGCGCCCCGCGCGCGCTGCTCACCGTCGGCGTCCTGCTCGCGATCATGATCCTGCCGATCATCACGAACGTGAGCCGTGAGATCTTCCGCCAGGTCCCGCAGATGCACGAGGAGGCCGCCCTGGCCCTCGGCGCCACGCGCTGGGAGGTCATCCGGATGTCGGTCCTCCCCTACGGCCGCTCCGGTGTCATCTCCGCGTCGATGCTGGGCCTCGGCCGCGCGCTCGGCGAGACGATGGCGGTCGCCATGGTCCTGTCGCCGACCTTCGACATCAACGCCAGCCTGCTCGACCCGGGCGGCGGCACCTTCGCCCAGAACATCGCCAGCAAGTTCAACGAGGCCACCACCGACGGCCGTGACGCGCTGATCGCCTCCGGTCTGGTGCTCTTCGTCATCACCCTGCTGGTCAATGGCACCGCCCGCATCATCATCGAGCGGCGCAAGGAGTTCTCGGGGGCCAACGCATGA
- a CDS encoding metal-sensitive transcriptional regulator: MTTTEAGAGAPSEAEDTSAVVTDHDRGIHGYHKQKDEHLKRLRRIEGQIRGLQRMVDEDVYCIDILTQVSASTKALQSFALQLLEEHLRHCVADAALKGGGEIDAKVEEATKAIGRLLRT; this comes from the coding sequence ATGACGACCACCGAGGCCGGCGCGGGCGCGCCCTCCGAGGCGGAGGACACATCCGCCGTCGTGACCGACCACGACCGCGGCATCCACGGCTACCACAAGCAGAAGGACGAGCACCTCAAGCGCCTGCGCCGGATCGAGGGCCAGATCCGTGGCCTGCAGCGGATGGTCGACGAGGACGTCTACTGCATCGACATACTCACGCAGGTGTCCGCCTCCACCAAGGCCCTGCAGTCCTTCGCCCTGCAACTGCTGGAGGAGCACCTCCGCCACTGCGTCGCCGACGCGGCCCTCAAGGGCGGTGGGGAGATCGACGCCAAGGTGGAGGAAGCGACCAAGGCGATCGGGCGACTGCTGCGGACCTGA
- the pstB gene encoding phosphate ABC transporter ATP-binding protein PstB — protein MAKRIDVSGLNAYYGSFLAVEDISMTVEPRSVTAFIGPSGCGKSTFLRTLNRMHEVTPGGRVEGKVLLDDENLYGTGIDPVAVRREVGMVFQRPNPFPTMSVYDNVAAGLRLNGKYKKSQLDEVVEKSLKGANLWNEVKDRLNKPGSGLSGGQQQRLCIARAIAVEPKVLLMDEPCSALDPISTLAIEDLIGELKERFTIVIVTHNMQQAARVSDRTAFFNLAAVGQPGKLIEIDDTERIFSNPSVQATEDYISGRFG, from the coding sequence ATGGCCAAGCGCATCGATGTCAGCGGCCTCAACGCCTACTACGGTTCCTTCCTGGCCGTCGAGGACATCTCGATGACCGTCGAGCCCCGTTCCGTCACCGCCTTCATCGGCCCCTCCGGCTGCGGCAAGTCCACCTTCCTGCGCACCCTGAACCGGATGCACGAGGTCACGCCGGGCGGCCGAGTCGAGGGCAAGGTGCTGCTCGACGACGAGAACCTGTACGGCACCGGAATCGACCCGGTGGCCGTACGGCGTGAGGTCGGCATGGTCTTCCAGCGGCCGAACCCCTTCCCCACCATGTCCGTCTACGACAACGTCGCGGCCGGCCTGCGCCTCAACGGCAAGTACAAGAAGTCGCAGCTGGACGAGGTCGTGGAGAAGTCCCTCAAGGGCGCGAACCTCTGGAACGAGGTGAAGGACCGCCTGAACAAGCCCGGTTCCGGCCTCTCCGGCGGCCAGCAGCAGCGTCTGTGCATCGCGCGGGCCATCGCGGTGGAGCCCAAGGTCCTGCTGATGGACGAGCCCTGCTCGGCCCTGGACCCGATCTCCACGCTCGCCATCGAGGACCTGATCGGCGAGCTGAAGGAACGCTTCACGATCGTCATCGTGACGCACAACATGCAGCAGGCGGCGCGCGTCTCGGACCGCACGGCCTTCTTCAACCTCGCCGCCGTCGGCCAGCCCGGCAAGCTGATCGAGATAGACGACACGGAGCGCATCTTCTCCAACCCGTCGGTCCAGGCCACGGAGGACTACATCTCCGGCCGCTTCGGCTGA
- the pstS gene encoding phosphate ABC transporter substrate-binding protein PstS — protein MKLQRKNRRALALGALAVSGALALTACGSDDTGNTGGDSTSTAKAGNIDCGDASGQLQASGSSAQKNAIDAWVKQYIAACKSVQLNYNPTGSGAGVTAFLQGQTAFAGSDSALEAEEITESKKTACTGGGQAIDLPMVVGPIGVGYNVPGVDSLVLDAPTLAKIFDSKITNWNDAAIKKLNPEAKLPDLKIQAFHRSDESGTTDNFTKYLGAAAPSDWKYEHSKSWEAKGGQSASGSSGVAQQVTQTAGAISYMELSYVKDGMKAVKIKTGAAEPVEATTDNATKSISEAKVVGTGKDLALELNYTPKAEGAYPITLVTYEIVCDKGNKAETLPAVKSFLSYIASEDGQGVLTEAGYAPVPDELITKVRSTVSGLS, from the coding sequence GTGAAGCTTCAGCGCAAGAACCGGCGGGCTCTCGCTCTCGGCGCTCTCGCCGTCTCCGGCGCCCTGGCCCTCACGGCGTGCGGCTCCGACGACACCGGCAACACCGGCGGCGACTCCACCTCGACCGCCAAGGCCGGCAACATCGACTGTGGCGACGCCTCCGGCCAGCTGCAGGCCTCCGGCTCGTCCGCGCAGAAGAACGCGATCGACGCCTGGGTCAAGCAGTACATCGCGGCCTGCAAGAGCGTGCAGCTCAACTACAACCCGACGGGTTCGGGCGCCGGCGTCACCGCCTTCCTTCAGGGTCAGACCGCATTCGCCGGTTCGGACTCCGCGCTGGAGGCCGAGGAGATCACCGAGTCCAAGAAGACCGCGTGCACGGGCGGTGGCCAGGCCATCGACCTGCCCATGGTCGTCGGCCCGATCGGCGTCGGCTACAACGTGCCGGGTGTCGACAGCCTCGTCCTGGACGCCCCGACCCTCGCCAAGATCTTCGACAGCAAGATCACCAACTGGAACGACGCGGCGATCAAGAAGCTGAACCCCGAGGCGAAGCTTCCCGACCTCAAGATCCAGGCCTTCCACCGCTCGGACGAGTCCGGCACCACGGACAACTTCACCAAGTACCTGGGTGCCGCCGCGCCCAGCGACTGGAAGTACGAGCACAGCAAGTCGTGGGAGGCCAAGGGCGGCCAGTCCGCCTCCGGCTCCTCCGGTGTGGCGCAGCAGGTGACCCAGACCGCGGGTGCGATCTCCTACATGGAGCTCTCGTACGTGAAGGACGGCATGAAGGCCGTCAAGATCAAGACGGGTGCCGCCGAGCCGGTCGAGGCCACCACCGACAACGCCACCAAGTCCATCTCCGAGGCCAAGGTCGTCGGCACGGGCAAGGACCTGGCGCTGGAGCTGAACTACACGCCGAAGGCCGAGGGCGCCTACCCGATCACCCTGGTCACGTACGAGATCGTCTGTGACAAGGGCAACAAGGCGGAGACCCTCCCCGCCGTCAAGTCCTTCCTCTCCTACATCGCCTCCGAGGACGGCCAGGGCGTGCTGACCGAAGCCGGTTACGCCCCGGTCCCCGACGAGCTGATCACGAAGGTCCGCAGCACCGTCTCGGGCCTGAGCTGA
- a CDS encoding DUF47 domain-containing protein, which produces MRFRLTPRETSFYDMFAASADNIVTGSKLLMELLGADTAGRAEIAERMRAAEHAGDDATHAIFHQLNSSFITPFDREDIYNLASCLDDIMDFMEEAVDLVVLYNVEELPKGVEQQIEVLSRAAELTAEAMPNLRTMDNLTEYWIEVNRLENQADQIHRKLLAHLFNGKYDAIEVLKLKQIVDVLEEAADAFEHVANTVETIAVKES; this is translated from the coding sequence GTGCGATTTCGTCTGACCCCCCGGGAGACGAGCTTCTACGACATGTTCGCCGCATCCGCGGACAACATCGTCACGGGCTCGAAGCTCCTGATGGAACTGCTCGGGGCGGACACCGCCGGCCGGGCCGAGATCGCAGAGCGTATGCGGGCCGCGGAACACGCAGGTGACGACGCCACACACGCGATCTTCCACCAGCTGAACTCCTCGTTCATCACGCCGTTCGACCGCGAGGACATCTACAACCTCGCGTCCTGCCTCGACGACATCATGGACTTCATGGAGGAGGCCGTCGACCTGGTCGTCCTCTACAACGTCGAGGAACTGCCCAAGGGCGTCGAGCAGCAGATCGAGGTGCTGTCGCGCGCGGCCGAGCTGACGGCCGAGGCGATGCCGAACCTGCGCACGATGGACAACCTCACCGAGTACTGGATCGAGGTCAACCGCCTCGAGAACCAGGCCGACCAGATACACCGCAAGCTCCTCGCCCACCTCTTCAACGGCAAGTACGACGCGATCGAGGTCCTCAAGCTCAAGCAGATCGTGGATGTGCTGGAAGAGGCGGCGGACGCCTTCGAGCATGTGGCGAACACGGTGGAGACCATCGCCGTCAAGGAGTCCTGA
- the pstA gene encoding phosphate ABC transporter permease PstA, with the protein MSNATLSDQRPNSLKGATLPKWFGWAVAAGSVALGLGISAAAGLDSSIQWALIASLLFVIGSYGISARVEGRRQAKDRTATSLIWVAFLLAVIPLASLIYETIERGVKVLDGYFLSHSMGVVSDTEPGGGIYHALLGTLEQVGIATVISVPIGVLTAIYLVEYGRGKLSKAITFFVDVMTGIPSIVAGLFILSLWIVILDMGYSGFAGSMALSILMLPVVVRSTEEMLKLVPNELREASLALGVPKWRTILKVVLPTSIGGITTGVMLAVARITGETAPLLLLVWVTNFINANPFKDPQGSLPVYIYLQFANSGGQGPAYDRAWAAALVLIAFIMILNLVARGIARWKAPKTGR; encoded by the coding sequence ATGAGCAACGCAACTCTCTCCGACCAGCGCCCCAACAGCCTCAAGGGCGCCACGCTGCCCAAGTGGTTCGGCTGGGCCGTCGCCGCGGGCTCGGTCGCTCTCGGCCTCGGCATCAGCGCGGCCGCCGGGCTGGACAGCAGCATCCAGTGGGCCCTGATCGCCTCGCTGCTGTTCGTCATCGGGTCGTACGGCATCTCGGCACGCGTCGAGGGCCGCCGGCAGGCGAAGGACCGCACGGCCACCAGCCTGATCTGGGTCGCGTTCCTGCTCGCCGTCATCCCGCTGGCCTCGCTCATCTACGAGACCATCGAGCGCGGTGTGAAGGTCCTCGACGGCTACTTCCTCAGCCACTCGATGGGTGTGGTCTCCGACACCGAGCCCGGCGGCGGCATCTACCACGCCCTCCTCGGCACCCTGGAGCAGGTCGGCATCGCCACGGTGATCTCCGTGCCGATCGGTGTGCTGACCGCCATCTACCTGGTCGAGTACGGCCGCGGCAAGCTCTCCAAGGCCATCACCTTCTTCGTCGACGTCATGACGGGCATCCCGTCGATCGTCGCGGGTCTGTTCATCCTCAGCCTGTGGATCGTGATCCTGGACATGGGCTACTCCGGCTTCGCCGGCTCGATGGCCCTGTCCATCCTGATGCTGCCGGTGGTCGTCCGCTCCACCGAGGAGATGCTCAAGCTCGTCCCGAACGAGCTGCGCGAGGCCTCGCTGGCGCTGGGCGTGCCCAAGTGGCGCACCATCCTCAAGGTGGTCCTGCCGACCTCCATCGGCGGTATCACCACGGGTGTGATGCTCGCCGTCGCGCGTATCACCGGTGAGACCGCTCCGCTGCTGCTGCTGGTGTGGGTGACGAACTTCATCAACGCCAACCCGTTCAAGGACCCGCAGGGTTCGCTGCCGGTTTACATCTACCTGCAGTTCGCGAACAGTGGTGGTCAGGGTCCGGCGTACGACCGTGCCTGGGCGGCGGCTCTGGTGCTCATCGCCTTCATCATGATCCTCAACCTGGTGGCTCGCGGGATCGCCCGCTGGAAGGCACCGAAGACGGGCCGCTAG
- a CDS encoding NUDIX hydrolase → MTHANDLTTVHAAGCVLWRRSPVDGELEICLIHRPKYDDWSHPKGKLKRDEDPLSGALREVAEETGHAARPGAALPTLRYQANGRPKEVRYWAAEAGPGSFAPSDEVDRLLWLPPTAARGRLTQPRDRALVDALLRSLRPA, encoded by the coding sequence GTGACTCACGCGAATGACCTCACCACCGTCCATGCGGCGGGCTGCGTCCTGTGGCGCCGTTCGCCGGTAGACGGTGAGCTGGAGATATGCCTGATCCACCGGCCGAAATACGACGACTGGTCCCACCCCAAGGGCAAGCTGAAACGCGACGAGGACCCCCTCTCCGGAGCCCTGCGCGAGGTCGCGGAGGAAACAGGCCACGCGGCCCGGCCGGGCGCCGCGCTGCCGACGCTGCGGTACCAGGCGAACGGCCGCCCCAAGGAGGTCCGCTACTGGGCGGCCGAGGCCGGACCCGGATCATTCGCCCCGAGCGACGAGGTGGACCGCCTGCTGTGGCTCCCGCCCACGGCGGCGCGGGGCCGGCTGACGCAGCCGAGGGACCGCGCCCTCGTGGACGCCCTGCTGCGGTCGCTGCGCCCGGCATAG